One genomic segment of Stenotrophomonas sp. 704A1 includes these proteins:
- a CDS encoding type IV secretion system protein — protein sequence MSQGMMQGMVIGDLLHGTLFASVGDFVFFKLILEYLREEIANFGEGVLGRMMTWVGSIALVLMTLWVLIQGFRIVTGRSRDSMAALATDMARAALIVTVATSMAMFGKDLQSFLTQDVQDEITYVVTGKDDTAEELIDRNLGYMQLALTSVSVLDVAGDVTLDSAKTRAMWFIGLGTGGPAVTAGAMLLLYQVAMAMFIGFGPLFILCLLFEQTKSLFQRWLFYGIGTMFSMAVLAAMTGIAMEMVARVAASFWGASALGALLSTNLTEGMSSMALQQGGMGLILTTLILTAPPMAAMFFQGTLGTFMAYSQIGGSPAPASPGPQGQPPGSQGGGGGMFKPSAPANNQSQQAPLEGVTPRFQNAVDTPVQSGQRGNAPTMNA from the coding sequence ATGAGTCAGGGAATGATGCAGGGCATGGTAATCGGGGATCTGCTGCACGGAACGCTGTTCGCCTCAGTGGGCGACTTCGTGTTCTTCAAGCTGATCCTGGAGTACCTGCGAGAGGAAATCGCAAACTTCGGCGAAGGCGTGCTCGGTCGCATGATGACCTGGGTGGGCTCGATCGCGCTGGTTCTGATGACGCTGTGGGTGCTGATCCAGGGCTTCCGTATCGTGACCGGGCGCAGCCGCGATTCGATGGCGGCGCTGGCCACTGACATGGCGCGCGCGGCGCTCATCGTGACCGTGGCCACGTCCATGGCGATGTTCGGCAAGGATCTGCAGTCCTTCCTGACCCAAGACGTCCAGGACGAGATCACCTATGTGGTGACCGGCAAGGACGACACGGCCGAAGAACTGATCGACCGCAACCTGGGCTACATGCAGTTGGCGCTGACGTCGGTGAGCGTGCTGGATGTGGCAGGCGACGTCACGCTGGACAGCGCCAAGACGCGTGCGATGTGGTTCATCGGCCTTGGCACGGGCGGACCTGCGGTCACCGCTGGCGCCATGTTGCTGCTGTACCAGGTCGCGATGGCCATGTTCATTGGCTTCGGTCCGCTGTTCATTCTGTGCCTGCTTTTCGAGCAGACCAAATCGCTGTTCCAGCGCTGGCTGTTCTATGGCATCGGCACCATGTTCTCGATGGCCGTGCTGGCGGCAATGACCGGCATTGCCATGGAAATGGTTGCGCGCGTTGCGGCGTCGTTCTGGGGCGCGTCCGCGTTGGGCGCGCTGCTGAGCACCAACCTGACCGAAGGCATGAGCAGCATGGCACTGCAGCAGGGTGGCATGGGATTGATCCTCACAACGCTGATCCTGACTGCGCCCCCAATGGCCGCGATGTTCTTCCAGGGTACGCTGGGTACCTTCATGGCATATTCGCAGATAGGCGGTAGTCCTGCCCCGGCCTCGCCTGGCCCGCAGGGTCAGCCGCCGGGCTCGCAGGGTGGTGGTGGTGGTATGTTTAAGCCGTCTGCCCCTGCAAACAACCAGAGTCAACAAGCGCCACTTGAAGGCGTAACGCCCAGGTT